From the Erythrolamprus reginae isolate rEryReg1 chromosome Z, rEryReg1.hap1, whole genome shotgun sequence genome, one window contains:
- the LOC139153841 gene encoding protein LDOC1-like has translation MEEVEAIFAAFCQEIQDLTKIVADLQNQVAQLTQQPAPLVQQVVQAPQPMSCRKCFVAMPENFGGDRCQFPAFLSQLQLFINAQLAHFSMNAKKVAFLCSLLASPAAAWVSPLLDCNDPLLQDYTTFYKWLWRQYADLMREQTAMRH, from the coding sequence ATGGAAGAGGTGGAGGCCATATTTGCTGCTTTTTGTCAGGAGATTCAAGACCTGACTAAAATAGTGGCTGACCTTCAGAATCAGGTGGCTCAATTAACACAGCAGCCAGCCCCTCTGGTTCAGCAGGTTGTTCAAGCTCCACAGCCTATGTCATGTAGGAAGTGCTTTGTTGCTATGCCGGAAAATTTTGGGGGAGACCGCTGTCAGTTTCCTGCCTTTCTCAGCCAGCTGCAGCTGTTTATAAATGCACAGCTTGCACATTTTTCCATGAACGCAAAGAAGGTGGCTTTCCTCTGCAGTTTGCTGGCCAGCCCAGCTGCAGCGTGGGTGTCACCGTTGCTGGACTGCAATGATCCGCTGCTGCAGGACTACACCACTTTTTATAAATGGCTGTGGCGGCAGTATGCAGACCTGATGCGGGAGCAGACAGCCATGAGGCATTGA